The DNA window GCGATCATGGTGTCGAAGAGGTTGGCGAAGCGGAAGCCGTAGTCGCGCTTGAGGCAGAGCACGTCGTACTCGCCGGCGTGGAAGATCTTCTCGATCTTGGGGTCGGCCGTGAGCTCGCCCAAAGCCGAGAAGTCGGAGACGGCGATGGGGTCTACGATGTAGTCCTCGCGCGCCGAGGAGATCTGCACCAGGCAGACCTTCTCCTGGTAGGCGTAGAAGCCGTTGGATTCGGTGTCGATGGCGATGCGCGGCTCCTGGCGCAGCTCGGCGACGACCTCCTCCAGGTGCTCCCGCGCGGTGACCACGGTGGCGGGCTTGATCTCTTCGAGCGGGTGGTGTCTGGTGGGCATTGGCGTCGGGGTCAATCAATCGCCGTAGAGGCGGCTGAGCTCCTGGGAGCGCTGGGTGGCGGTGACGATGGCGTCGATGAGCACGCTGCGCAGGCCCCGGGTCTCGAGCATGTGGATGGCGTTGATGGCCGTGCCGCCGGGGGTGGTGACCTCGTCCTTGAGTATGGCGGGGTGCTTGCCGGTCTCGATGACCAGTTTGGCCGCGCCCAGCACCGTCTGGGTGGCGAGTTTGGTGGCCACGTCGCGCGGGATGCCCATCTTGACGCCGCCGTCGATCATGGCCTCGATGACCATGAAGATGTAGACCGGGCCCGTGCCGGAGAGGCCGGTCACGGCGTCCATGGCCGTCTCGGGCAGGACCACGACCTTGCCCACGGATGAGAAGATGCGTTCGGCCAGGGCCAGATCCCCGGCGCCCGCGTGCGCGCCCGGGGCCACGGCGGTGGCGCCGGCGTCGACCAGGCAGGGCGTATTGGGCATGGAGCGGACCACCGGGCAGGGCTGGCCCAGCTTCTGGGCGATGGTCTTGGCGGTGATGCCGGCCATGAGGCTGATGATGATCTGTTGGGGCTTGATGACGGAGGAGAGCTCGGTCAGGACCGCGGGGGAGACCTGGGGCTTGACCGCGAGGATGACGATGTCGGCGCCCGCCACGGCCTTCTTGTTGTCCGTGGCCGTGTTGATCCCCCACTCCTTCTTGAGGGCCGCGAGGGCTTCCTCGCTGTGGCGGGAGGCGGTGATGTTCTTCGGGGTCGTGAGCTTGGCGCGCAGCATCCCGCCGATGAGGGCCGCGCCCATGTGGCCGGCGCCCACGACCGCGATCTTCTTGTTGGCGAGCATCAGTCCTCCGGAATGGGAAACGTCCCGCAGAAGTTATAACATTTGTGGCGTCAGGCTTTCACCAAGGCATGCCCCCGATGAACCCGCTGGCGCAGGGCTTCTGGCTCGGCTTGGCCACGGGGCCCTACTGCTTCGCGGCTTGCGCGCCCTTCCTCGTCGGCTACCTCTGCGCCGAGGGCAGGCCCGCCTTGGCCGACAATCTCAAGACCCTGGCGCGCTTCCTGGCCGGCAGGTTCCTGGCCTACCTCGTCTTCGGCGCGGCCGCCGGAGCCTTGGGCGCCGCGGTGAGCAGCTCCGTGCCGGTCTGGCTGCCGGCCGCGGCCCTGGCCGCAAGCGCGCTGCTCATGCTCGCTTGTTCTGCGGCCTGGGCCTTCCCCCGAGTCTCCTGGTGCTTGGCCGCGGGCCGCTGGACGACCCCGCAACGGGTGCCTTTGGCCATGGGTTTCCTGACCGGGATCAATGTCTGCCCGCCTTTCTTGACCGGGATGGTGGTGGTCCTGGCCCTGGGCAGCGCCGCGGGCGGCGCCGCGTTCTTCACGGCGTTCTTCGCGGCGACCTCGCTCTACCTGCTGCCGGTGCTGGGGGTCTGGCCCTGGCTCTCCGGCGCGCGGGCCCGGAGCATCGGCCGGTGGGCCCTCGGGCTGGCGGGCGCGTGGTATCTCGTGGAGGCCGCCCGGCTGCCCTGGCGCTGATCCTCAGGGCGCGCGGCCGCTCGCCGCATGTGCTAGAATAACCATAAGACTATGCCGGTATTCGCCTACAAAGCCAAGGGCGCCGACGGGAAAGTCATCGAAGGCACCGTCGACGCGGAGGAGCAGAAGGCCGCGGTGGCGCGCCTGCGCGACCAGAAGCTCTCCATCCTCGAGATCGCGGAGCAGTCCGCCGGCCCGCTCGACGCGCTCAAGGCCCTCCTCAAGCGCAAGGGCAAGGTCACCAATCGCGACCTGGTGCTCTTCTCGCGCCAGCTCTCCACATTGGTGGGCGCCGGCGTGCCGATCGTGCAGAGCCTCGCCATTCTGGAGAATCAGGCCGAGAATCCGGCCTTCCGGGATGTCCTGAAGACCGTGCGCGGCGATATCGAGAGCGGGCTCTCCATATCGGACGCGCTCAAGAAGCACCCGGACGCCTTCCCCGAGCTCTACACCTCCATGATCAAGGCCGGCGAGCTGGGCGGCATACTCGACACGATCTTGGAGCGCCTGACCGCCTACCTGGAGAGCAACGAGGCCCTGAGGGCCAAGGTCAAGTCCGCGATGATGTACCCCATCATCATCCTGACCATCTGCGCCGTCATCACCATCTTCCTGCTCACCTTCGTCATCCCCCGCTTCGCCACCATCTTCGAGAGCTTCGGGGCCAAGCTGCCGCTGCTGACCCAGATCCTCCTCGACCTCTCCAATTTCGTGAAGAACCCGATCGTCTTCATATGCATCTGCCTTTCCCCGGTGGCCGGCTGGTACGCGTTGAAGTACATCAACAAGACCGCCGCCGGCAAGAAGTTCATCGATGGAAGGATCTTGGTCATCCCGCTGTTCGGCATCATCCTCAAGAAGGTGGCCGTGGCGCGCTTCACCCGCACCTTGGGGACGCTCATCAAGTCCGGCGTGCCCATCCTCCAGGCCCTGGAGACGGTGGCTTCCACCGCCGGCAACGTGGTCATCGCCGAGGCGGTGCTGAGCGCGCGCGAGTCCATCCGCGAGGGCGGGCACCTCAGCGACCCCCTCAAGAAGTCCGGCGTCTTCCCCAACATGGTGACGGCCATGATCTCGGTGGGCGAGGAGACCGGCGCGCTCGACACCATGCTGGCCAAGATCGCGGACTTCTACGACCAGGAGGTCGACACCGCGGTCAAGGGTCTGACCTCGCTCATCGAGCCCATCGTCATCGTGATCATGGGCGCCATCGTGGGCACCATCGTGGCCGCCATGTTCCTGCCCATGTTCGGCATGGGCGAGCTGGCCGGCAACATGGAAGGCGGCGGCAAGTCGGAGTAGTTCCCCGGATTCGGCTAGCCCAGCAGGGCCTTGCCCCGCAGCAGCCGGTGGTACTTGACGCCGAAGCGGTGCGCCTCGTCGCGCAGGCGCTGCAAAAGGCGCAGCGCCGGCCGGCTCTTATCCAGGATGAGGGCCTCAGGTTTCCCGGGCAGGAAGACCTCCTCGATGCGCTTGGCCAAAGCCGCCGCAGGGATGCGCAGCTTGAGTTCCTTGAGCTCGTTGAGGGCCGCGGCCAGCTGGCCTTTGCCGCCGTCGATGAGGATGAGGTCGGGCATGTCCTCGCCTTCGCGCTGCAGGCGGCCGTAGCGCCGCCGCACGGCCTCCGCGATGGAGGCGAAATCGTCGATGCCCGAGACCTCGCGCAGCCGGAACCTGCGGTAGTGGTCCTTGTGGGGCTCGCCGCCCTGGAAGCAGACCATGGCGGCCACGAGCTGGCGGCCCTGGAAATGCGAGACGTCGAAGCATTCGATGTGGAAGGGCGCCGCGGAGAGGCCCAGCGCGGCCTGCAGGTCCGTCACCGAACGGCTGGCGGCGATGGGCTGGGCGAGGTCTCCCGCCGCCACCGCGCGCACGCGCACCCGCTCGCTGATCTGGTCGAGGGCGGACAGGTTGTCGCGCAGGCGGGCGGCGCGCTCGTACTCCAGGTTCTTCGCGGCCTCGCGCATCTCGCTCTCGAAGCGCCGGCGCAGGTCCGCGTGGCGGCCTGAGAAGAAGAGGACCGCGTCCTGCACCACCCGGCCGTAGTCCTGGCGGCTGATGTGGCCCGCGCAGGGCGCCGGGCAGTCCTTGGTGTGGTAGTAGAGGCAGGAATGCAAGGTGCGCTTATCCAGAGGCTTGTCCATGCCGAAATCCCAGCGGCAGGGCCGCAAGGGGAAGAACTTCCGCTTCCAGAGATGGTCGAGCAGGCCCTTGATGGGCGCGACCATCGGATAGGGGCCGAAGTAGCGGGCCCCGTCCTTGACCTTGCGGCGGGTCAGCAGGATGCGCGGGAAGTCCTCCTGCACCGTGATCTTCACGTAAGGGTAGGACTTGTCGTCCTTCCACATCGCGTTGAAGAAGGGCTGGTGCTCGCGGATGAGGCGCCGCTCCAGCAGCAGGGCCTCGCGCTCCGAGCCGCAGGGCACGTAGTCGATGGCGCGGATCAGCGGGGCCAGGTAAGAGTTCTTGAGGTCGGGCTTGTTCGGGTTGAAGTATTGGGCGACGCGCTTGAAGAGGTCCTTGGCCTTGCCGATGTAGAGGATGACGCCGCGGGCGTCGCGCATGAGGTAGACGCCGCAGGCGTGCGGGACGTGGCTGCGGTCCGGGCTGCCTGGACCGGCTGAGCGGCGGACCGCTAACCCACCCATCGGGTATCCGTGCCTCGGTCGCGCTTGACGATCCGGAAGGTGACGGTGGTCCCCTGGTGGAGTCGGGATTCGACGAAGAGGATGCCCTTATGGGCCTGGGCGATCTTCTGGGCGGTCCAAAGGCCCAGGCCCAGACCCCCGATCGAGGCGTTGACGGCGTTCTCGCCGCGGAAGAAGGGGGTGAAGAGGCAGGACTGTTCGGACTGGGGGATGCCGATGCCCCCATCCTGCACGACGAAGTCGTAGCCCTCCTCGTTCTCGCTGAAATCGAGGCTGACGCCGTTGCCTGCGAGGGTGTACTTGATGGCGTTTGCGACCAAGTCGTCCAAGAGCTCGGCGAGATGGGCTCTGTCTCCCAGGAAGCTCGGCGAGGACCCGGCGCTGGAGACCGAGAACTGGAGCTTCTTCAGGGCGGCGGCGGGCTCGAAGCGCGCCCGCACGTTCTCCAGAAGGGCCCTGGGGTCGACCAAGTCCACGCAGAGCTGCGGGGTCCAGGCGGTGAGAGCGCCCTTCTCGAAGAGGCCCGCGCACCGGGAGCGCATCTGGTTGGTCTCCGTTTCCAGCTGGGGCGCGAGCTGCCGCGGCTCCAGTCCCGAGCCGAGGATCGCGAGCAGCCGGGACAGGTGGTCCTGCAGCAGGTTTTGCGCGGCCTGGAAGGATTCGGATGCGAAACGGGCCTTGAGCGCCGCCTCCTGGAGAGGGGCCGGCGCGAGCCGGGCGCAGCCGCGGAACCCGGCGAAGGCGCCGGCTTCCTGCACGCCGTAGAGATCGACCTGCAGAGTCACGCTGTCGCCGGTCTTGCGTTTGCCGAGCATAAGCACGGTCCGCCGGAGCTGGCCGGCCGGGATGAAAGCGGCGTCCGGCACCCCGCCCGACCAGACCAGATAGTCCCAGAGACGCCGGCCTTTCAGGAATTCCGGGACCTGGCGCAGGCATTCGGCCATGGCCGTGTTGATCTCGCGGACCTTGCCGGAGGCGTCGACCCGGAATATCCCGTCGTGCACGCGCTCCGTGAAAGTCTGCAGCTCGACCTCGCTCCGGGTCGCGCGGTCTTCCTTCTGGCGGACGATGCCGTCGATCTGGAGCGCTCCCGCCAGCGCACCCAACAGCGCGAAAACGCAGACCGCGAAGATGGCGACGGCGAAGAGGGGGTCCTGAAAGACCGTGGCCTGCAGGACATAGGCCAGGGGCAAGGCGCTGAAGATGAGGATGGCCAGAAGCAGGCGCGCCCGGAAGCTCATGGCCGGATTCTAGCAAAACCGGGGGGCTGAGGCTGGCTGCCGGTTTGACGCTGAGCGCCCCTAAGTGGTTTAATCTTCTCCTATGCCAGCCAAGAAGAAGACCATGCGGCACCGCTCGGGCATCAAGGCCCACCGGCAGTCGCTCAGACGACACGCGCGCAACGTCGACATGAAGAAGACCATCCGCCGGGCGGCGCGCGCCGCCGGCGACGCGGCCACGGCCAAGGACTCCAAGACCTCCGAGCTCCTGGCCAAGGCCTCCTCGGCTTTCGACCGGGCCGCCCAGCGCGGCGTCATCCATTGGAAGACCGCCGCGCGCCGGAAGTCCCGCCTAGCCAAGCGCGTGGCGGCCGGGCTCGCCGCGACCGCCGCTCCCGCGAAAGCCTAAGGCTCCGGACGGAGCCGCGTCACAGACACCCCGTCAGGGGTGTCTGTGCTATTTGGAGCAGAGGTCCACGACCAGCCGCTCGATCTCCTGCGCAGCCGAGAGCCAGGTGCGCGACTTCAGCGAGACCTCGGCCTCCAGGCAGGCGCCCAGGTCCCGGCGCAGCCGGGCCTCGCTGAGGCGCTTGAGCATCCCCAGGTAATCCCGGTCATAATAGCTGTGCAGGCGCAGGGAGCCGAAGACCTCGGCCTCCGAGCGGCCGGCCTTGAGCATGCGCTTGGCGCGCAGCTGCTTGAGCACCGCCGATCGGATCTGGTTCAGGGCGTGGAATGCCTGATCGGAGGGCTTCCCCTCATGGAAGAAGCGCTGCAGGTGCGTTAAGGCCGCTTTGAGCTGGCGGGTCTGTATGAGGCGGGGCAGGGCGAAAGGGTCGGCCGTCTTCTGATAGCCCAGGCAGGCGGCCACATGCTCCGGGCCGATCGACTGAGCCTGGGCCGCGAAGAGCGCGGCCTTCTCCAGCTCTTGCTTGAGGATGGCCCAGTCCGTGCCCGCTTCCGCGACCAGAGCCTCGGCCGCTTCGGCGGAGAAGCCCTTGCCGGTCCGGCGGGCCTCGGCCTGCAGACGCGCCACGGCGTCCTCCTCGCGCAGGGGCTTGAACAAGCACACGGCCCCGGCCGCGGCCGCGGCCTTGAGCAAGGCGTCGCGCGCGTCGAGCTTGCGCTCCTCGGAGAAAAGGACCAGCGAGGTGCTGGGCGAGGGCGCCTGGAGATAGCCGGCCAGGACGGAGCGGACCTCGGCCGGCAGCTTGGCGCTCTCGACGACGACCAGGCGCCGGTCCGCGAACACGGGCAAGGTCATGGCTTCGCTGACCACGGCCGCGGCCTGGCCTGCGGGGTCTCCGGCGAAGTGCGCGAAGTTGAACCCGTCGGGGGCGATGGCCGCTTTCAGGGCGGCTGCCGCTTCGGACCTCGCGGAGGCGTCCTCGCCTATGAAATAATAGACCGGGCGGAACTTCCCCGCCTGCCATTCCTTGACGAGGTCGGCGTAGCGGGTCTCCATCTAATAGGCGTGGGGATTGACCGGCGTCAGAGGCGTCTCCGGCGCGGCCAGCGGTTCGGTCGAGGGGGCGTCGCCCTGGATGACGCGCCGCGAGGTGCCGGTGACCGAGCCGAAGCCGTCGATGACCCGCTTGACGATGTCCTTGGCCAAGGTGGTCCAGATCTGCTCGCGGGCCTGCTCTTCGGTCAGGCCTCCGGCCAAAGTGGGGGCGGAGTAGGTGAAGACTTCGTCGATGTTCCTCTCGACCCAGAGGGCCTGGTCGGGCTTCTTGCGGTCCACGAACTGCAGGTCGGTGAGCACGCGCAGCTTGTAGGCCGTGGGCACGAGGTTGGCGTCGTACTGGATGGGGGTGTTGATGTAGCGCGAGATCGTCGTCCAGACCACGCCGTCCGCGTCGGTCTCGGGGACGAGGGGATAGCGGCCGTCGCGCAGGAACTCGTCGCGCACGGTCAGCATGAGCTTGTCCTCGAGACCGAACTGTCCGGTCTTGTTGATGATGGGATGCAAGGCGATGCGGCGGACGTTCTGGGGCAGGAGCTGCGGGGTGGGGTTGTAGTGGATATCGTCCCCGGCGCATCCCAGGGCCGCCGCCGTCACCAACAGGTACCAGTGTCTGCGCATGTGCGTTACCTCGCGACGATGTTGACCAAACGGTTGGGGACCACGATGACCTTGGCCACGGCCTTCCCCTGCAGTGCGGCTTTGACCTTCTCCAGCGCCAGGGCCGCCTCCTGGACCGGGCCTTGGGCCGCGTCCGCAGCGCAGGTGAATGTGGCGCGGACCTTGCCGTTGACCTGCACCGCGTACTCGACTTCCCGGTCCTTGAGGTATTCTACCTCAAAACTGGGCCAGACTTGCCGCGCCAGGCAGTCCTTGTGGCCCAGCCTCTCCCAGAGCTCCTCGGTGAGGTGCGGGGCGAAGGGGTGCAGGAG is part of the Elusimicrobiota bacterium genome and encodes:
- the proC gene encoding pyrroline-5-carboxylate reductase: MLANKKIAVVGAGHMGAALIGGMLRAKLTTPKNITASRHSEEALAALKKEWGINTATDNKKAVAGADIVILAVKPQVSPAVLTELSSVIKPQQIIISLMAGITAKTIAQKLGQPCPVVRSMPNTPCLVDAGATAVAPGAHAGAGDLALAERIFSSVGKVVVLPETAMDAVTGLSGTGPVYIFMVIEAMIDGGVKMGIPRDVATKLATQTVLGAAKLVIETGKHPAILKDEVTTPGGTAINAIHMLETRGLRSVLIDAIVTATQRSQELSRLYGD
- a CDS encoding sulfite exporter TauE/SafE family protein, which produces MNPLAQGFWLGLATGPYCFAACAPFLVGYLCAEGRPALADNLKTLARFLAGRFLAYLVFGAAAGALGAAVSSSVPVWLPAAALAASALLMLACSAAWAFPRVSWCLAAGRWTTPQRVPLAMGFLTGINVCPPFLTGMVVVLALGSAAGGAAFFTAFFAATSLYLLPVLGVWPWLSGARARSIGRWALGLAGAWYLVEAARLPWR
- a CDS encoding type II secretion system F family protein, which encodes MPVFAYKAKGADGKVIEGTVDAEEQKAAVARLRDQKLSILEIAEQSAGPLDALKALLKRKGKVTNRDLVLFSRQLSTLVGAGVPIVQSLAILENQAENPAFRDVLKTVRGDIESGLSISDALKKHPDAFPELYTSMIKAGELGGILDTILERLTAYLESNEALRAKVKSAMMYPIIILTICAVITIFLLTFVIPRFATIFESFGAKLPLLTQILLDLSNFVKNPIVFICICLSPVAGWYALKYINKTAAGKKFIDGRILVIPLFGIILKKVAVARFTRTLGTLIKSGVPILQALETVASTAGNVVIAEAVLSARESIREGGHLSDPLKKSGVFPNMVTAMISVGEETGALDTMLAKIADFYDQEVDTAVKGLTSLIEPIVIVIMGAIVGTIVAAMFLPMFGMGELAGNMEGGGKSE
- a CDS encoding excinuclease ABC subunit UvrC, giving the protein MGGLAVRRSAGPGSPDRSHVPHACGVYLMRDARGVILYIGKAKDLFKRVAQYFNPNKPDLKNSYLAPLIRAIDYVPCGSEREALLLERRLIREHQPFFNAMWKDDKSYPYVKITVQEDFPRILLTRRKVKDGARYFGPYPMVAPIKGLLDHLWKRKFFPLRPCRWDFGMDKPLDKRTLHSCLYYHTKDCPAPCAGHISRQDYGRVVQDAVLFFSGRHADLRRRFESEMREAAKNLEYERAARLRDNLSALDQISERVRVRAVAAGDLAQPIAASRSVTDLQAALGLSAAPFHIECFDVSHFQGRQLVAAMVCFQGGEPHKDHYRRFRLREVSGIDDFASIAEAVRRRYGRLQREGEDMPDLILIDGGKGQLAAALNELKELKLRIPAAALAKRIEEVFLPGKPEALILDKSRPALRLLQRLRDEAHRFGVKYHRLLRGKALLG
- a CDS encoding ATP-binding protein, producing the protein MSFRARLLLAILIFSALPLAYVLQATVFQDPLFAVAIFAVCVFALLGALAGALQIDGIVRQKEDRATRSEVELQTFTERVHDGIFRVDASGKVREINTAMAECLRQVPEFLKGRRLWDYLVWSGGVPDAAFIPAGQLRRTVLMLGKRKTGDSVTLQVDLYGVQEAGAFAGFRGCARLAPAPLQEAALKARFASESFQAAQNLLQDHLSRLLAILGSGLEPRQLAPQLETETNQMRSRCAGLFEKGALTAWTPQLCVDLVDPRALLENVRARFEPAAALKKLQFSVSSAGSSPSFLGDRAHLAELLDDLVANAIKYTLAGNGVSLDFSENEEGYDFVVQDGGIGIPQSEQSCLFTPFFRGENAVNASIGGLGLGLWTAQKIAQAHKGILFVESRLHQGTTVTFRIVKRDRGTDTRWVG
- the rpsT gene encoding 30S ribosomal protein S20 — translated: MPAKKKTMRHRSGIKAHRQSLRRHARNVDMKKTIRRAARAAGDAATAKDSKTSELLAKASSAFDRAAQRGVIHWKTAARRKSRLAKRVAAGLAATAAPAKA
- the holA gene encoding DNA polymerase III subunit delta, whose protein sequence is METRYADLVKEWQAGKFRPVYYFIGEDASARSEAAAALKAAIAPDGFNFAHFAGDPAGQAAAVVSEAMTLPVFADRRLVVVESAKLPAEVRSVLAGYLQAPSPSTSLVLFSEERKLDARDALLKAAAAAGAVCLFKPLREEDAVARLQAEARRTGKGFSAEAAEALVAEAGTDWAILKQELEKAALFAAQAQSIGPEHVAACLGYQKTADPFALPRLIQTRQLKAALTHLQRFFHEGKPSDQAFHALNQIRSAVLKQLRAKRMLKAGRSEAEVFGSLRLHSYYDRDYLGMLKRLSEARLRRDLGACLEAEVSLKSRTWLSAAQEIERLVVDLCSK
- the lptE gene encoding LPS assembly lipoprotein LptE codes for the protein MRRHWYLLVTAAALGCAGDDIHYNPTPQLLPQNVRRIALHPIINKTGQFGLEDKLMLTVRDEFLRDGRYPLVPETDADGVVWTTISRYINTPIQYDANLVPTAYKLRVLTDLQFVDRKKPDQALWVERNIDEVFTYSAPTLAGGLTEEQAREQIWTTLAKDIVKRVIDGFGSVTGTSRRVIQGDAPSTEPLAAPETPLTPVNPHAY